The proteins below come from a single Methanolobus chelungpuianus genomic window:
- the thsA gene encoding thermosome subunit alpha: MAGQMAGQPIFILREGSQRTRGREAQSNNIMAAKAVAEAVRTTLGPKGMDKMLVDSLGDVVITNDGATILKEMDIEHPAAKMIVEVAKTQDAEVGDGTTTAAVIAGELLKKAEELIDQDIHPTIIASGYRLASEKAGGIVKTLARSVTKADRNVLMSISGTAMTGKGAEANKDVLSNIVVSAITSIVDEDNKVDMDNIKIEKKVGARIEESQLIEGMIIDKERVHTNMPKKVENAKIALINTAIELKDTEVDAEISITSPEQLQSFLDQEEKMIKDMVDKVSKSGANVVFCQKGIDDMAQHYLAKAGVFAVRRVKKSDMQKLSKATGGKLVTNLDEITQADLGNAALVEEKKIGGDEMTFVTGCKNPKAVSILLRGGTEHVIDNIERALNDALRVVGVAIEDEKLVAGGGSPEVEVALRLQEFASTLSGREQLAVKAFAEALEIIPRTLAENAGLDPIDMLMELRAHHEKGQKTAGLNVYEGKVIDMWEAGVVEPLRVKTQAINAAAESAVMILRIDDIIASRQGPAGPSGADMVPNMPPGGMPGMDM; encoded by the coding sequence ATGGCAGGACAGATGGCTGGACAGCCGATTTTCATATTAAGAGAAGGAAGCCAGAGAACAAGAGGCAGAGAAGCTCAGAGCAACAACATCATGGCTGCAAAGGCAGTCGCTGAAGCTGTAAGGACAACACTTGGTCCCAAGGGTATGGACAAGATGCTTGTCGACAGCCTCGGAGATGTCGTCATCACCAATGACGGTGCAACCATTCTCAAAGAGATGGATATCGAGCACCCTGCAGCAAAGATGATCGTAGAGGTTGCAAAGACCCAGGACGCAGAGGTAGGGGACGGAACAACCACTGCAGCAGTCATTGCAGGAGAACTCCTCAAGAAAGCCGAGGAGCTTATCGACCAGGACATCCACCCCACCATCATTGCATCCGGGTACAGGCTCGCATCCGAGAAGGCCGGCGGTATTGTCAAGACACTGGCAAGGTCGGTCACAAAAGCAGACAGGAACGTTCTTATGAGCATTTCCGGCACTGCAATGACCGGCAAGGGTGCAGAGGCAAACAAAGACGTGCTTTCAAACATCGTCGTCTCAGCCATTACAAGCATTGTTGACGAGGACAACAAGGTCGACATGGACAACATCAAGATCGAGAAGAAGGTCGGTGCCCGCATAGAAGAGTCACAGCTCATCGAGGGCATGATCATCGACAAGGAACGTGTCCACACCAACATGCCAAAGAAAGTTGAGAACGCAAAGATCGCTCTCATCAACACTGCCATCGAGCTCAAGGATACAGAGGTCGATGCAGAGATATCCATTACATCCCCTGAACAGCTCCAGTCCTTCCTTGACCAGGAAGAGAAGATGATTAAGGACATGGTCGACAAGGTATCAAAGAGCGGTGCTAATGTGGTCTTCTGCCAGAAGGGTATCGACGACATGGCACAGCACTACCTTGCAAAGGCAGGCGTATTTGCAGTAAGGCGTGTCAAGAAGAGCGACATGCAGAAACTCTCCAAGGCGACCGGCGGCAAGCTCGTTACAAACCTTGATGAGATCACACAGGCAGACCTCGGTAACGCTGCACTCGTTGAGGAGAAGAAGATCGGCGGCGACGAGATGACCTTTGTCACTGGCTGTAAGAACCCCAAGGCAGTATCCATCCTCCTGCGCGGCGGCACAGAGCATGTGATCGACAACATCGAAAGGGCACTGAACGACGCCCTCAGAGTGGTCGGCGTTGCCATCGAGGACGAGAAGCTCGTAGCCGGCGGCGGCTCCCCTGAAGTAGAGGTCGCACTCAGGCTCCAGGAATTCGCATCAACCCTCAGTGGCAGAGAGCAGCTTGCTGTAAAGGCATTCGCAGAAGCCCTTGAGATAATCCCGAGGACCCTTGCAGAGAATGCAGGTCTTGACCCCATAGACATGCTCATGGAACTCCGTGCACACCACGAGAAGGGCCAGAAGACTGCAGGCCTTAACGTTTACGAGGGCAAGGTCATCGACATGTGGGAAGCCGGCGTAGTTGAGCCACTCAGGGTAAAGACCCAGGCGATCAACGCTGCTGCAGAATCCGCAGTCATGATCCTCAGGATCGACGATATCATCGCATCCAGACAGGGACCTGCAGGCCCATCCGGTGCTGACATGGTGCCAAACATGCCACCAGGCGGAATGCCCGGCATGGACATGTAA
- a CDS encoding YcaO-related McrA-glycine thioamidation protein: MPEITIDRSLRYIKGTQRVLSEEATLENAKSKLERIGVTRVAGITDLDRIGIPVITTVRPSAAEGAISVYSGKGSNENQARISAMMESYERCLAERSGLNKDIEEDISSPYFIDTFEGASARGAAVDPVSLLLSEAYTPEHLVEWTTGWDLLRNEEVAVPANAVFHPYNAPGRAAKLFRSNTNGLAAGNTPEEAILHGLLEVIERDALSIAEYNRSPGKEIILTPEDGENYELLRRFRDNEVDVRLWLLPHDTRVTTVVAATDDIKLRDAALLVMGAGAHLKPEIAVKRALTEAAQSRVVQIHGAREDTDRENFVRQIGYDRIRRMNRYWYDEGEKVAVSDIEDLSGSSPAENIGTVLQELRNVVDIAAIVDLSRKSIPIPVIRAVVPAFEMYTLDRERMGSRLRAGKKKKLSPEERPWRQRPRK; the protein is encoded by the coding sequence ATGCCAGAGATAACAATAGACAGATCGCTCCGATACATCAAGGGCACACAACGGGTGCTCAGTGAGGAAGCCACCCTTGAAAATGCAAAGAGCAAACTTGAGAGGATAGGGGTTACCCGGGTTGCAGGCATAACGGACCTTGACAGGATAGGCATACCCGTGATCACAACTGTCAGGCCGAGTGCCGCAGAGGGAGCTATTTCCGTATATTCGGGAAAAGGGAGCAATGAGAACCAGGCACGTATATCCGCAATGATGGAGAGTTATGAAAGATGCCTTGCCGAGAGAAGCGGCCTGAACAAGGACATAGAGGAAGACATCTCTTCTCCTTACTTCATTGATACATTCGAGGGAGCTTCTGCCAGGGGCGCTGCAGTCGATCCAGTATCCCTTCTTCTGTCCGAAGCCTACACCCCGGAGCACCTGGTGGAATGGACGACCGGATGGGACCTCCTCAGAAACGAAGAGGTCGCTGTCCCTGCAAATGCGGTCTTCCATCCATATAACGCACCCGGAAGAGCTGCAAAACTGTTCAGGTCCAATACCAACGGCCTTGCTGCGGGCAACACGCCCGAAGAAGCGATCCTCCATGGCCTGCTGGAAGTGATCGAGAGGGACGCCCTGAGTATTGCCGAGTATAACCGGTCCCCCGGCAAAGAGATCATACTTACACCGGAAGACGGGGAAAACTATGAACTGCTGCGCAGGTTCCGGGACAATGAAGTCGATGTCAGGCTATGGTTACTGCCCCACGACACCCGGGTCACCACTGTTGTTGCAGCCACTGATGACATAAAGCTCAGGGATGCTGCGCTGCTTGTTATGGGAGCGGGGGCCCACCTTAAGCCGGAAATTGCAGTGAAAAGAGCACTGACGGAAGCAGCCCAGTCCAGGGTGGTACAGATACACGGAGCACGCGAGGATACCGACCGCGAGAACTTTGTCAGGCAGATCGGCTATGACAGGATCAGGCGCATGAACAGGTATTGGTACGACGAGGGAGAAAAGGTCGCTGTGAGCGATATTGAGGATCTCTCGGGAAGCAGTCCTGCTGAGAATATCGGAACAGTCCTGCAGGAGCTTCGTAATGTTGTGGATATAGCAGCAATAGTGGACCTGTCAAGGAAGAGCATACCCATCCCGGTGATCAGGGCCGTAGTACCTGCCTTCGAGATGTACACCCTTGACAGGGAAAGGATGGGAAGCCGGTTAAGGGCAGGAAAGAAAAAGAAACTATCTCCGGAGGAAAGACCCTGGAGACAGAGGCCCAGGAAATGA
- a CDS encoding TfuA-related McrA-glycine thioamidation protein, with translation MSSPRKALVFTGTSISHEEARKILGIDYRPPVFRGNMEEAVRAGYTLVGIIDGVFFSRAAVAHKEIIRAMDEGVTVVGGCSMGALRASELDVHGMIGVGRIYEWYRDGVIEDDDEVAVATNPDTFEPVSSPMVNIRETLLAASAKGIIDQESCTGLTGLAKRMHYAERNYFWLTKEAARNGIIPQQKAAELLDYCREHEADIKRQDAVMVLEKMKELLGESSE, from the coding sequence ATGAGCAGTCCCAGGAAAGCGCTGGTGTTCACAGGCACGAGCATCAGCCACGAGGAAGCAAGAAAGATACTCGGCATTGACTACCGTCCGCCGGTGTTCCGGGGGAACATGGAAGAAGCAGTCAGGGCAGGATACACGCTGGTCGGCATCATTGACGGGGTCTTCTTCAGCCGTGCAGCCGTTGCCCACAAGGAGATAATCAGGGCGATGGATGAGGGGGTGACAGTGGTGGGCGGGTGCAGCATGGGAGCCCTGAGGGCCTCGGAGCTTGACGTTCACGGGATGATAGGAGTGGGAAGGATATATGAATGGTACAGGGACGGGGTGATCGAGGATGATGACGAAGTTGCAGTGGCAACCAATCCGGACACCTTTGAGCCCGTCTCAAGCCCCATGGTGAACATAAGAGAGACACTGCTGGCTGCTTCCGCAAAAGGCATAATTGACCAGGAAAGCTGCACCGGGCTGACAGGCCTTGCCAAGAGGATGCACTACGCAGAGAGAAACTATTTCTGGTTAACAAAAGAGGCCGCCAGGAATGGGATCATACCTCAACAGAAAGCAGCAGAACTTCTTGATTACTGCAGGGAGCATGAAGCGGACATCAAGAGACAGGATGCAGTAATGGTCCTTGAGAAAATGAAAGAGCTGCTGGGCGAGAGCAGCGAATAG
- a CDS encoding DUF5350 domain-containing protein produces MGKTGSIEWVKVKGRKGRTIKVQKSKEIKAHPGPAQRYASNGTKRRFMQRSPKALVK; encoded by the coding sequence ATGGGTAAGACTGGCAGTATTGAATGGGTCAAGGTAAAAGGCCGCAAGGGTAGAACGATAAAAGTGCAGAAATCAAAAGAGATCAAGGCTCATCCGGGTCCGGCACAGAGGTACGCCTCAAACGGCACCAAGAGGAGATTCATGCAGAGATCTCCGAAAGCGCTTGTCAAGTGA
- a CDS encoding ORC1-type DNA replication protein, giving the protein MTKDMLLWDETIFRNGEVLELDYLPEYFAHRDSQMQALKFSLRPAMRGMRPVNCLVRGPPGTGKTTAVQKVFNEMKEHTENVVFAKINCQIDSTRFAVVSRIYEKLVNIKPPTSGVAFRKLFEKVLKQLVDSNKILVVALDDINYLFHEGHADEVMYSLLRAHEQYPGVKVSVIAIISDVGTSYNFDPRVGSVFLPEEINFPRYGPDEIRDIIRNRIQHAFFQNVVPDEVCERIVEYVSTTGDLRVGIDLLRRSGLNAERRASRTISIEDVEKAYDASRLIYLCRSIRSLSEHERTLLGLIAKGGDLQTGDLYKSFHELTGLGYTRFYEIIEKMNSSQFLDADFSGKGMRGRTRVIKARYAPQDILKCLE; this is encoded by the coding sequence GTGACCAAGGACATGCTGCTATGGGATGAGACCATATTCAGGAACGGTGAGGTTCTTGAACTGGACTACCTTCCTGAGTATTTTGCTCACAGGGACTCCCAGATGCAGGCCCTCAAGTTCAGCCTCAGGCCTGCGATGCGGGGGATGAGGCCCGTGAACTGCCTTGTCAGGGGTCCTCCCGGAACAGGGAAGACCACCGCTGTCCAGAAAGTGTTCAACGAGATGAAAGAGCACACAGAGAACGTGGTCTTTGCCAAGATAAACTGCCAGATAGATTCCACCCGCTTTGCGGTAGTGTCCCGGATATATGAGAAGCTTGTCAATATCAAGCCGCCTACATCCGGTGTTGCTTTCAGGAAGCTCTTTGAGAAGGTGCTCAAGCAGCTTGTGGACAGCAATAAGATACTGGTAGTTGCCCTTGATGATATTAACTATCTTTTCCATGAAGGACATGCTGATGAGGTCATGTATTCCCTGCTGAGGGCCCATGAACAGTATCCCGGGGTAAAGGTCTCTGTCATTGCCATCATCAGTGACGTGGGAACTTCCTACAACTTCGATCCCAGGGTAGGTTCCGTGTTCTTGCCGGAGGAAATAAACTTCCCCAGGTACGGGCCGGATGAGATAAGGGATATCATCAGGAACAGGATACAGCACGCTTTCTTCCAGAACGTTGTGCCTGATGAGGTATGCGAGCGTATAGTGGAGTATGTAAGCACCACAGGCGATCTCAGGGTGGGCATCGATCTTCTCAGGCGCTCAGGCCTGAATGCCGAGCGCAGGGCGAGCCGTACCATTTCCATCGAGGATGTCGAAAAAGCCTATGATGCATCCCGCCTCATATATCTCTGCCGCAGCATCCGCTCCCTGTCAGAGCATGAGAGGACCCTGCTTGGCCTGATAGCAAAGGGCGGCGACCTGCAGACCGGTGACCTTTACAAGTCCTTCCACGAACTTACCGGGCTTGGGTATACGCGCTTTTACGAGATCATCGAGAAGATGAACTCTTCCCAGTTCCTTGATGCCGATTTCTCCGGGAAGGGCATGCGAGGCAGAACGCGGGTCATAAAGGCAAGATACGCTCCGCAGGATATACTGAAATGTCTTGAGTGA
- a CDS encoding cysteine desulfurase: MYDVHSIREDFPVLKEVIYLDNAATTQTPVPAVRAMEEYFFRYAANHGRGAHRLARETTNHYEDARETVANFLNADVKKTIFTGNATESVNTVARGFPWEEGDHIIVTLVEHHSNLLPWMRLREHGVDLTIVRPDITGVVDPEDISSAITGRTRLIAVTQVSNVFGSVQDVGRIVKAAHREDVRVLVDGSQSTGHMPVDIGSLDPDFFVAPGHKGLLGPQGTGILYIREPDMIEPMFLGGGMVRAVSDSGYEIEASPAKFEAGTPNMPGVIGLGRAVEYVKGIGVKKIEKHELMLARDAARRLAAIEGVEVYGPTDRSSVVPFNVTGMNAHDVAMILDQTKKICVRSGYHCAIPGIDFLGVDGTVRASFALYNTQEEVNKLVETVLNIAAFVA; this comes from the coding sequence ATGTACGATGTTCATTCCATCAGGGAAGACTTTCCGGTACTTAAAGAGGTTATCTACCTGGATAATGCAGCCACCACTCAGACACCTGTACCTGCGGTCAGGGCAATGGAAGAGTACTTTTTCAGGTATGCGGCCAATCATGGCAGAGGAGCTCACAGGCTTGCCCGCGAGACCACCAATCATTATGAAGATGCCAGGGAGACTGTGGCAAACTTCCTGAATGCAGATGTGAAGAAGACCATCTTCACCGGGAATGCAACCGAGAGCGTAAATACCGTCGCAAGGGGCTTCCCCTGGGAAGAGGGCGACCACATCATTGTCACTCTTGTGGAACACCATTCCAATCTTCTTCCCTGGATGCGGCTCAGGGAGCATGGAGTGGATCTCACCATCGTCAGACCTGACATCACAGGTGTTGTTGATCCGGAGGATATCAGCTCTGCAATTACCGGGAGGACGCGCCTCATAGCTGTCACACAGGTCTCCAATGTTTTTGGTTCCGTACAGGATGTCGGCAGGATTGTTAAAGCAGCTCACAGGGAAGATGTGAGGGTGCTGGTGGATGGTTCCCAGTCCACAGGCCACATGCCTGTGGATATTGGTTCATTGGATCCCGACTTCTTTGTGGCCCCGGGACATAAGGGTCTTCTGGGACCGCAGGGCACCGGTATCCTCTATATCCGGGAGCCGGATATGATAGAGCCGATGTTCCTGGGCGGGGGAATGGTACGCGCGGTGTCTGACTCCGGTTATGAGATAGAGGCAAGTCCTGCAAAGTTCGAGGCCGGAACTCCCAACATGCCCGGTGTCATCGGGCTTGGAAGGGCAGTGGAATATGTGAAGGGTATCGGTGTGAAGAAAATAGAGAAGCATGAGCTTATGCTTGCGAGGGACGCTGCCCGCAGGCTTGCGGCAATAGAGGGAGTTGAGGTCTACGGTCCCACTGACAGGTCCTCCGTTGTGCCTTTCAATGTCACGGGCATGAATGCGCATGATGTTGCCATGATACTTGACCAGACAAAGAAGATATGCGTGCGCAGCGGTTACCACTGCGCTATCCCGGGGATCGATTTCCTGGGGGTGGACGGTACCGTCAGGGCTTCGTTCGCATTATATAACACCCAGGAGGAGGTCAATAAGCTCGTTGAGACCGTCCTGAACATAGCCGCATTCGTTGCATGA